Part of the Longimicrobiaceae bacterium genome, CGGCCTGATCCTCGCGGCACGCGGTTTCCGTTCCCGGCGCGCGAGCAGGCGCGGGAACGAGTTGCGGGCCTCACCCCCACGTACCGCCACACATTGACCGACCGAGCCCGAATGCCGACCACGCCGGGGGACCTGGAGCCCCTGTTCCGCAGCTACTTCGCCGACCGCCGCTTCGTGGTGGTCTCCAACCGCGAGCCGTACGAGCACCGCTGGTCGCAGGAGGTGGGCGAGGTCGACGTGAGGCGCCCCGCCGGCGGCCTCACCTCGGCGCTCGACCCGCTCATGCAGGCGCTGGGCGGCACGTGGGTCGCCTGGGGCAGCGGCGAGGCCGACGCCGCCGTGGTGGACCGCGACAACCGCGTGCGGGTGCCGCCGGAGAACCCCAGCTACAACCTGCGGCGCGTGTGGCTCACGCACCACGACATCCACCGCTATTATCTGGGCTTCTCCAACCAGTTCCTGTGGCCGCTCTGCCACCTGCGGCCGGACCTGACGCGCATCCGCTCGCGCTACTGGGAGCGCTACCGCCGCATCAACCGCCGCTTCGCCGAGGCCGTGCTGGAAGAGGTTCGCGAGCGCGAAGCCGTGGTGTGGGTGCAGGACTACCACCTGGCGCTGGCGCCGCACCTCATCCGCTCGCGGCGTCCGGACATCTCGCTCGCGCACTTCTGGCACATCCCCTGGCCGCCCATCGACATCTTCCGGCTGGCGCCGCAGGCCAACTACCTGCTGCGCGGCCTGCTGGCGAACGACCTGATGGGCTTTCACCTGCCCGGCTTCAGCGACAACTTCCTGCGCTGCGCCCGCCGCATCGCCGGTGCGACGGTGGACTGGGAGGCGCGCACGGCCACGCTCAACGGCCACACGTGCCATGTGGAGTCGTTCCCCATCTCCATCGACGTGGACCAGTTCCGCGCCGCGGCCTCCGCGCCCGGCGTGGAGGAGCAGATGGAGCGGCTGCGCGAGCGCTACGCGCCGGCCGGCGGGTTCATCGGCGTGGGCGTGGACCGGATGGACTACAGCAAGGGCCTGCCGGAGAAGTTCAAGGCCATCGAGATGCTGCTGGAGCGCTACCCGGAGTTCCGCGAGCGCTTCACCTTCATCCAGGTCGCCGTTCCCAGCCGCAGCGACATCGAGGCGTACGACGACCTCACGCAGAAGGTCGACCGGCAGGTGTGGGAGATCAACGACCGCTTCGGCACCGAGCGGTGGCGGCCCATCCATCTGCTCAAGCAGTCGCTGCCGGCCGACCGCCTGGCCGTGCTCTACCGCCTGGCCGACGTGTGCATCGTCAGCTCGCTGCAGGACGGGATGAACCTGGTGGCCAAGGAGTTCGTGGCCAGTCAGGTGGACCGCAGGGGCGTGCTGCTGCTCTCCTGCTTCACCGGCGCCGCCGAGGAGATGGGCGAGGCATCGCTCATCAACCCGTACGATCCGGAGGGCTTCGCGCTGCACATCCGCGCCGCGCTGTCGCTCCCGCCCGAGCAGCGCCGCGAGACCATGGACCGGCTGTCCGCCAACCTGCGCACGATCTTCGACTGGATGGGCGAGGTGTTCACCCGGTGGGGCCAGATCGCCGCCACGCAGCCGGTGATGCCCATGGAGCGCCTGATGGAGCTGGAGTTCGGCGCCGAGCCCGACGAGGACCGCGACTCCGATCACGACGACTGACCTCGTCCATTTTCGATAGATGCACGAGCGGCTTCCCCCTTCCGGCGGAAGCCGCTCGCGCATCATCACCTCTCGCCCACCACGGACGATCTGACGCCACCCGCAGTCTGCGCCGATGCGGATCCGTCGAACCGATGTCCAAAGATACAGGAGACGGAGGCGGGCTTTTGTGCCGTCGGAGTGCGGGCTCATCGCTCCGGTCGACGCGCGGGCAGCCCCAATGTTGCGCGCTTCACCCGCTCGCCTCTCATCCGCGCACCGACTTTTCCGACCACGAGGTATCGGCCCGATTCACCCGCTGCTCCATTCCGTCCGACGGGATCCTGCACTGCCGCGCGCCAACACCTTCGCGCTCACTCCTCCGGCGTGTAGCGGTCGAACGGGATCGACTCGGCTGCCAGGATCCCGGCCAGGCGCTCGAAATCTTCCGGAAGCGTCTCCAGTGCCAGGCTGCACCGCGCGTGGGCGGCCGGCGGAGCGGGGATGGGCTCGGCGGGGACGCCTGCGTCGCGCGCCACGTCCTCGGCCCAGAGCGCGTGGTGGGTGGTCGCGAAGGTGAAGATGGTGCGCGCCATGGATTTCCCCTGCGTGAACGAGGACGGCGAGGTCCCTTGCGCCCCGGGCGGCGGGGCGGCTAGACTGCGCGGCCACGTCCGCCGACCCAGTCCCGCAACCCGCCGCGACCCGCCGTGCACTTCCCCCCCGTAGCCGAGCAGATGGACGCGATCCGCCAGGGAGCCCTGGAGATCGTGCCCGAAGAGGAGCTGGTCCGAAAGCTGGAGCGCTCGGCCGCCTCCGGTCAACCGCTGGTGGTTAAGCAGGGCTTCGACCCCACCCGCGCCGACCTGCACGTGGGGCATGCTGTCTCGATCCGTAAGCTTCGAACGTTTCAAGAGTTGGGGCACGACGTCGTGTTCGTGGTGGGCGACTACACCGCCCTCATCGGCGATCCCACCGGGC contains:
- a CDS encoding trehalose-6-phosphate synthase is translated as MPTTPGDLEPLFRSYFADRRFVVVSNREPYEHRWSQEVGEVDVRRPAGGLTSALDPLMQALGGTWVAWGSGEADAAVVDRDNRVRVPPENPSYNLRRVWLTHHDIHRYYLGFSNQFLWPLCHLRPDLTRIRSRYWERYRRINRRFAEAVLEEVREREAVVWVQDYHLALAPHLIRSRRPDISLAHFWHIPWPPIDIFRLAPQANYLLRGLLANDLMGFHLPGFSDNFLRCARRIAGATVDWEARTATLNGHTCHVESFPISIDVDQFRAAASAPGVEEQMERLRERYAPAGGFIGVGVDRMDYSKGLPEKFKAIEMLLERYPEFRERFTFIQVAVPSRSDIEAYDDLTQKVDRQVWEINDRFGTERWRPIHLLKQSLPADRLAVLYRLADVCIVSSLQDGMNLVAKEFVASQVDRRGVLLLSCFTGAAEEMGEASLINPYDPEGFALHIRAALSLPPEQRRETMDRLSANLRTIFDWMGEVFTRWGQIAATQPVMPMERLMELEFGAEPDEDRDSDHDD
- a CDS encoding putative Se/S carrier-like protein codes for the protein MARTIFTFATTHHALWAEDVARDAGVPAEPIPAPPAAHARCSLALETLPEDFERLAGILAAESIPFDRYTPEE